From a region of the Pseudomonas fulva 12-X genome:
- a CDS encoding response regulator, which yields MTKPLRLVLADDHEVTRAGFVAMLGGCDEFEVVGQAADGDSALQLCESLQPDIAILDIRMPGLNGLGAARLLQQRLPHLKVVMFTMYDSPEHLEAAIGAGAVGYLLKDATRDEVIAALRRVAAGEEALNSAVSARLLRRIADRSNAGAPPSDALTNRERQVLGLVAGGFSNREIGEKLGITAGTVKTHVERLIAKLGVADRTQAAVRGIALGLVAQPAADWPGAAP from the coding sequence ATGACGAAACCCCTGCGCCTGGTGCTGGCCGATGACCACGAAGTGACCCGCGCCGGTTTCGTCGCCATGCTCGGCGGTTGTGACGAGTTCGAGGTGGTCGGCCAGGCCGCGGACGGCGACAGCGCGCTGCAACTGTGCGAAAGCCTGCAGCCGGACATCGCCATCCTCGACATCCGCATGCCCGGCCTCAACGGCCTGGGCGCCGCGCGCCTGCTGCAGCAGCGCCTGCCGCACCTGAAAGTGGTGATGTTCACCATGTACGACAGCCCCGAGCACCTGGAGGCAGCCATCGGCGCAGGCGCCGTGGGCTATTTGCTCAAGGACGCCACCCGCGACGAGGTGATCGCCGCCCTGCGCCGCGTGGCCGCCGGCGAGGAGGCATTGAACAGCGCAGTCAGCGCCCGCCTGCTGCGGCGCATCGCCGATCGCAGCAACGCCGGCGCGCCGCCTAGCGACGCGCTCACCAATCGCGAACGACAGGTACTGGGCCTGGTGGCGGGCGGTTTCAGCAACCGCGAGATCGGCGAGAAGCTCGGCATCACCGCCGGCACGGTGAAAACCCACGTCGAGCGGCTGATCGCCAAGCTGGGCGTGGCCGACCGTACCCAGGCGGCGGTGCGCGGCATCGCCCTGGGCCTGGTCGCGCAACCGGCCGCCGACTGGCCGGGCGCCGCCCCATGA
- a CDS encoding ATP-binding protein: protein MMRRIDNAWADLPLRGKALVGISLPLVILLMSLVLIYFTERQTARAEEDVRRVLQVQGDIQAVQTLLAEGAASVRGYLLTRSDDFLPAYQQTEPRIEAALARLDANIRDAEVRQRLDRIKPLISNQLHGLDVLRNVDLRQDQQQIATVLGDSKRMLDTLRDQIDAMRVREDALLADRTANAADNRQRLLLATLLAAGCGLFGAIVAVLLLSSGIVSRVQRVQRSARHLALGNPLKPRHHERDEIGRLGASLEEASQLLAQRERALRDNEERLRLIIEGVRDYGIFALDPDGHVTTWNAGAERIKGYSEAEIIGRHFSLFYPPEQRPHHPLYALRVAAEKGRYEEEAWRLRRDGSRFWASVVITAQHDASGTLRGFSKVTRDITDRRAADIALRAAREEAENASQAKSEFLSRMSHELRTPLNSILGFAQLLDLESPRPQVTHILRAGQHLLTLINEVLDIARIEAGRLPMSPEAIDLHGVVHEAMTLISPLADEAGIRLRPLPPSTTPAGVMADRQRLIQVLLNLLSNAVKYNRPGGEVHLDIEWRGERLALAVNDTGAGIAPADLQRLFRPFERLGADQHSEGTGLGLALSRNLLQAMDGTLDVISEMGTGSRFVLSLPAAQVEPVAAHDDPWRPSAPPVPISAPESGKLTRVLCIEDNLSSQALIETLLQRRPGVQLLSSMQGQLGLDLARQHLPRVILLDINLPDMTGIDVLKRLRADPLTAAIAVLMITADASTAARRAMQQAGATAILTKPIHVPTFLAFLDQHLPEPP from the coding sequence ATGATGCGGCGCATCGACAACGCCTGGGCGGATCTGCCACTGCGCGGCAAGGCACTGGTCGGCATCTCGCTGCCGCTGGTGATCCTGCTGATGTCGCTGGTGCTGATCTACTTCACCGAGCGGCAGACCGCCCGCGCCGAGGAGGACGTACGCCGGGTGCTGCAGGTGCAGGGCGACATCCAGGCCGTGCAGACCCTGCTGGCCGAGGGCGCAGCCAGCGTGCGCGGCTACCTGCTGACGCGTAGCGACGACTTCCTGCCGGCCTACCAGCAGACCGAGCCGCGCATCGAAGCGGCGCTGGCGCGCCTGGACGCCAACATCCGCGATGCCGAAGTACGCCAGCGCCTGGATCGCATCAAGCCGCTGATCAGCAATCAGCTGCATGGCCTGGACGTGCTGCGCAACGTCGACCTGCGCCAGGATCAACAACAGATCGCCACCGTGCTCGGCGACAGCAAACGCATGCTCGACACCCTGCGCGACCAGATCGACGCCATGCGCGTGCGTGAAGACGCCCTGCTCGCCGACCGCACCGCCAACGCCGCCGACAATCGCCAACGCCTGCTGCTGGCCACCCTGCTGGCGGCCGGCTGCGGGCTGTTCGGTGCGATCGTCGCCGTGCTGCTGCTCTCCAGCGGTATCGTCAGCCGCGTCCAGCGGGTGCAACGTAGTGCCCGCCACCTGGCGCTCGGCAACCCGCTGAAACCGCGGCACCACGAGCGCGACGAGATCGGCCGCCTGGGTGCCAGCCTGGAAGAAGCCAGCCAACTGCTGGCCCAGCGCGAACGCGCCCTGCGCGACAACGAGGAGCGCCTGCGGCTGATCATCGAGGGCGTGCGCGACTACGGCATCTTCGCCCTCGACCCGGACGGCCACGTCACCACCTGGAACGCTGGCGCCGAGCGGATCAAGGGCTACAGCGAAGCGGAAATCATCGGCCGGCATTTCTCGCTGTTCTATCCCCCCGAGCAGCGCCCGCATCACCCGCTGTACGCCCTGCGGGTCGCCGCCGAAAAGGGCCGCTACGAGGAAGAGGCGTGGCGCCTGCGTCGCGACGGCTCACGCTTCTGGGCCAGCGTGGTGATCACCGCCCAGCACGACGCCAGCGGAACGCTACGCGGCTTCTCCAAGGTCACCCGCGACATCACTGACCGCCGCGCCGCGGATATCGCCCTGCGCGCCGCCCGCGAGGAGGCCGAGAATGCCAGCCAGGCCAAGAGCGAGTTCCTGTCGCGCATGAGCCACGAGTTGCGCACGCCGCTCAATTCCATTCTCGGCTTCGCCCAACTGCTCGACCTGGAATCGCCCAGACCCCAGGTCACCCACATCCTGCGCGCTGGCCAGCACCTGCTCACGCTGATCAACGAAGTGCTCGACATCGCCCGCATCGAGGCCGGCCGCCTGCCGATGAGCCCGGAAGCCATCGACCTGCACGGCGTGGTGCATGAAGCCATGACGCTGATTTCGCCACTGGCCGACGAAGCCGGCATCCGCCTGCGCCCGCTGCCACCGAGCACCACGCCGGCTGGTGTGATGGCCGACCGACAGCGCTTGATCCAGGTGCTGCTCAACCTGCTCTCCAATGCGGTGAAGTACAACCGCCCAGGCGGCGAGGTGCATCTGGACATCGAATGGCGCGGTGAGCGCCTGGCCCTGGCGGTCAACGACACTGGCGCAGGCATCGCGCCGGCTGACCTGCAGCGACTGTTCCGGCCCTTCGAGCGCCTGGGCGCGGACCAGCACAGTGAAGGCACCGGCCTGGGCCTGGCGCTGAGCCGCAACCTGCTGCAGGCCATGGACGGCACGCTCGACGTGATCAGTGAGATGGGCACCGGCAGCCGCTTCGTGCTGAGCCTGCCGGCGGCACAGGTCGAGCCCGTAGCGGCTCATGACGATCCCTGGCGGCCAAGCGCGCCGCCCGTGCCGATCAGTGCGCCGGAGAGCGGCAAACTGACCCGCGTGCTGTGCATCGAGGACAATCTGTCCAGCCAGGCGCTGATCGAAACCCTGCTGCAGCGCCGCCCGGGCGTGCAGTTGCTGTCGAGCATGCAGGGCCAGCTCGGCCTCGACCTGGCTCGCCAGCACCTGCCGCGGGTGATCCTGCTGGACATCAACCTGCCGGACATGACCGGCATCGACGTGCTCAAACGCCTGCGTGCCGACCCGTTGACCGCCGCCATCGCCGTGCTGATGATCACCGCCGATGCCAGCACCGCGGCCCGGCGCGCCATGCAGCAGGCCGGCGCCACGGCGATTCTCACCAAGCCCATTCACGTGCCTACCTTTCTGGCCTTTCTCGACCAGCACCTGCCGGAGCCCCCATGA
- a CDS encoding DUF2269 family protein, whose amino-acid sequence MEHYLLIRVLHALPGILLLAGVLAHAFMLWKAWRGGDREVLQRKLRRTRTISLPVFAVLALSLPVTGWWMVNLAGWPLSQLWLLLGSILFGVLMIVGLLLLGRLGAWQAQAEGTVPAKSLRLVTVYTALIVVLLVVIMAVMGAKPL is encoded by the coding sequence ATGGAGCATTATCTGCTGATCAGAGTCCTCCATGCGCTGCCCGGCATTCTGCTGCTGGCCGGTGTGCTGGCCCATGCCTTCATGCTCTGGAAAGCCTGGCGCGGCGGCGACCGGGAGGTGCTGCAACGCAAGCTGCGGCGTACCCGCACCATCAGCCTGCCGGTGTTCGCCGTGCTGGCGCTGAGCCTGCCGGTGACCGGCTGGTGGATGGTCAACCTGGCCGGCTGGCCGCTGAGCCAGCTATGGCTGCTGCTGGGCAGCATCCTGTTTGGCGTGCTGATGATCGTCGGCCTGTTGCTGCTCGGCCGCCTTGGCGCCTGGCAGGCTCAAGCCGAGGGCACGGTGCCCGCCAAGTCACTGCGCCTGGTGACGGTCTACACCGCGCTGATCGTCGTGCTGCTGGTGGTGATCATGGCGGTGATGGGTGCCAAGCCGCTCTAA
- a CDS encoding sensor histidine kinase → MHNDDSSALALRSQYRQWESRAARLSLLVDTGRELGALPPAQMSKRVLQRACAFCALDSGVVTSDLAGDQLLLASHGALSSEQQVALLALSESATPQAQCLFIDKGGLQLVIRLPLATAQGQIFGSVLLASAVKINPPDDEDLESLQLLATLFAAHLETQRLHGDLLARERTMSELVRRLLNAQEDERRRVAYDLHDGLAQTLAGLHQRLQGFASQCSALPDAQQRELGTILDLAQRCVREGRQAINGLRPQLLDDFGLLHALDKEADRLRDAGYRVQWLQRSDARLAANVEITLFRIAQEGINNILKHAGPCDVRLGLSHSEAGAQLHIEDDGRGFDFPGERPITGNNGLGLAAMRERASLLGGHLDCQSEPGRGTRLLARVPDTEERAP, encoded by the coding sequence ATGCACAATGACGACAGCAGTGCCCTGGCCTTGCGCAGCCAGTACCGCCAATGGGAAAGCCGGGCCGCGCGCCTCAGCCTGCTGGTCGATACCGGCCGCGAACTGGGGGCGCTTCCGCCTGCGCAGATGAGCAAGCGAGTGCTGCAGCGCGCCTGCGCGTTCTGTGCCCTGGACAGCGGCGTGGTGACCAGTGACCTGGCAGGCGACCAGCTGTTGCTGGCCAGCCATGGTGCCCTCTCCAGCGAGCAACAGGTGGCACTGCTGGCCCTGAGCGAAAGCGCTACGCCGCAAGCCCAATGCCTGTTCATCGACAAGGGCGGCCTGCAACTGGTCATCCGCCTGCCGCTGGCCACGGCCCAGGGCCAAATCTTCGGCAGCGTATTGCTGGCCAGCGCGGTGAAGATCAACCCGCCGGACGACGAGGATCTCGAGTCTCTGCAACTACTGGCCACGTTGTTCGCCGCTCACCTGGAAACCCAGCGCCTGCATGGCGATCTGCTCGCCCGCGAGCGCACCATGTCGGAGTTGGTGCGGCGCCTGCTCAACGCCCAGGAAGACGAGCGCCGGCGCGTGGCCTACGACCTGCATGACGGCCTCGCCCAGACCTTGGCCGGCCTGCACCAGCGTCTGCAGGGTTTCGCCAGCCAGTGCAGCGCGCTTCCCGATGCCCAGCAGCGCGAGCTGGGCACCATTCTCGACCTGGCCCAGCGCTGCGTGCGTGAGGGACGCCAGGCCATCAACGGGCTGCGGCCGCAATTGCTCGATGACTTCGGCCTGCTCCATGCCCTCGACAAGGAGGCCGACCGCCTGCGTGACGCCGGCTACCGTGTGCAGTGGCTGCAACGCAGCGATGCACGGCTGGCGGCCAACGTGGAAATCACCCTGTTCCGTATCGCCCAGGAAGGCATCAACAACATCCTCAAGCACGCCGGCCCGTGCGACGTACGCCTGGGCCTGAGCCACAGCGAAGCGGGCGCGCAGCTACATATCGAGGACGACGGCCGTGGTTTCGATTTCCCCGGCGAACGGCCGATCACCGGCAACAACGGCCTGGGCCTGGCCGCCATGCGCGAACGTGCCAGCCTGCTGGGCGGCCACCTGGACTGCCAGAGCGAGCCAGGCCGGGGCACCCGCCTGCTGGCTCGGGTGCCCGACACCGAGGAGCGCGCGCCATGA
- the ilvA gene encoding threonine ammonia-lyase, biosynthetic, translating to MLEQYVKKTLTSRVYDVAVETPLQPARQLSERLGNQILLKREDLQPVYSFKIRGAYNKLAQLSPEELARGVVTASAGNHAQGLALAAKHMGVNATIVMPRTTPELKVQGVRSRGGNAVLHGDAFPEALAYSLKLVEEKGLVYVHPYDDPHVIAGQGTVAMEILRQHQGPLHAIFVPVGGGGLIAGIAAYVKYLYPQTKVIGVEPDDSNCLQQALAAGERVVLPQVGLFADGVAVAQIGQHTFDICKDHVDEVITVSTDEICAAIKDIYDDTRSITEPAGALAVAGIKKYVEREGITGQTLVGIDSGANVNFDRLRHVAERAELGEKREAIIAVTIPEQPGSFKAFCEAIGKRQITEFNYRYHQDGEAHIFVGVQTHPENDPRAALVENLRSQGFPVLDLTDNELAKLHIRHTVGGHAAAVPNECVFRFEFPERPGALFNFLDKLGGRWNITLFHYRNHGAADGRVMAALQVPEDERHLLTPALDAIGYPYWDETDNPAYRLFLG from the coding sequence ATGCTCGAACAGTACGTCAAGAAGACCCTGACCTCCCGTGTCTATGACGTTGCCGTGGAAACCCCGCTGCAACCCGCTCGCCAGCTTTCCGAACGCCTGGGCAATCAGATTCTGCTCAAGCGTGAGGATCTGCAGCCGGTGTACTCGTTCAAGATTCGTGGCGCCTACAACAAGCTCGCCCAGCTCAGCCCTGAAGAACTGGCCCGCGGCGTGGTCACTGCGTCGGCCGGCAACCATGCCCAGGGCCTGGCCCTGGCCGCCAAACATATGGGCGTCAACGCCACCATCGTCATGCCGCGCACCACGCCTGAGCTCAAGGTGCAGGGTGTGCGCTCGCGTGGTGGCAACGCCGTTTTGCACGGCGATGCGTTCCCAGAAGCCCTGGCCTATTCGCTGAAGCTGGTGGAGGAAAAGGGCCTGGTCTACGTGCACCCCTATGACGACCCCCACGTGATCGCCGGCCAGGGCACGGTGGCGATGGAGATTCTTCGCCAGCACCAGGGCCCGCTGCACGCGATCTTCGTACCGGTCGGTGGCGGTGGCCTGATCGCCGGTATCGCCGCCTACGTCAAATACCTGTACCCGCAAACCAAGGTCATCGGCGTCGAGCCGGACGACTCCAACTGCCTGCAGCAGGCCCTGGCTGCCGGTGAGCGCGTGGTGTTGCCGCAAGTCGGGCTGTTCGCCGACGGCGTGGCGGTGGCGCAGATCGGTCAGCACACCTTCGATATCTGCAAGGATCATGTCGACGAGGTGATCACCGTCAGCACCGACGAGATCTGTGCGGCGATCAAGGACATCTACGACGACACTCGCTCGATCACCGAGCCTGCTGGCGCCCTGGCCGTGGCCGGCATCAAGAAGTACGTCGAGCGCGAAGGCATCACCGGCCAGACGTTGGTCGGCATCGACTCCGGCGCCAACGTCAACTTCGATCGGCTGCGCCACGTGGCCGAGCGCGCCGAGTTGGGTGAGAAGCGTGAAGCGATCATCGCCGTGACCATCCCCGAGCAGCCCGGCAGCTTCAAGGCTTTTTGCGAGGCCATCGGCAAGCGGCAGATCACCGAGTTCAACTACCGCTATCACCAGGACGGTGAGGCGCACATCTTCGTCGGCGTACAGACCCACCCGGAGAACGACCCGCGTGCGGCACTGGTGGAAAACCTGCGCAGTCAGGGCTTCCCGGTGCTCGACCTGACCGACAACGAACTGGCCAAGCTGCATATCCGCCACACCGTCGGTGGCCATGCCGCGGCGGTGCCGAACGAGTGCGTGTTCCGCTTCGAATTCCCGGAGCGGCCCGGTGCGCTGTTCAACTTCCTCGACAAGCTGGGCGGGCGCTGGAACATCACCCTGTTCCACTACCGCAACCACGGCGCGGCCGATGGCCGCGTGATGGCGGCCCTGCAGGTGCCGGAAGACGAGCGCCACCTGCTCACGCCAGCGCTGGATGCCATCGGCTATCCGTATTGGGATGAAACCGACAACCCCGCCTATAGGCTTTTTCTCGGTTAG
- a CDS encoding response regulator, with product MSDDYRILIIDDQRPNLDLMEQLLAREGLHNVLSSTQPTRALELYNSFEPDLVILDLHMPDFDGFALMEQLNRRIPQNDYVPLLVLTADVTRATRLRALALGARDFISKPLDALETMLRVWNLLETRALYKALRARLSEPQLEALLQPLVAQRQGRR from the coding sequence ATGAGCGACGATTACCGCATCCTGATCATCGACGATCAGCGCCCCAACCTGGACCTGATGGAACAGCTGTTGGCCCGCGAAGGCCTGCACAACGTGCTCAGCAGCACCCAGCCGACCCGGGCGCTGGAGCTGTACAACAGCTTCGAGCCGGACCTGGTGATTCTCGACCTGCACATGCCGGACTTCGACGGTTTCGCGCTGATGGAGCAGCTCAACCGGCGCATCCCCCAGAACGATTACGTGCCGCTACTGGTGCTGACCGCCGACGTCACGCGTGCCACGCGCCTGCGCGCCCTGGCCCTCGGCGCACGGGATTTCATCAGCAAGCCGCTGGACGCCCTGGAAACCATGCTGCGGGTCTGGAACCTGCTGGAAACCCGCGCGCTGTACAAGGCGTTGCGGGCGCGGCTGAGCGAGCCGCAGCTCGAAGCGCTGCTACAACCGCTGGTGGCGCAGCGCCAGGGAAGACGTTGA